In a single window of the Atlantibacter hermannii genome:
- the grpE gene encoding heat shock protein: protein MSSKEQKTPDGQAPDEVIMEQQEAAEVETAETTEQVDPRDEQIANLQAQLAEVQQRERDAVLRSKAEVDNMRRRTEQDVEKAHKFALEKFVNELLPVIDSLDRALEVADKANPEMTAMVEGIELTLKSMLDVVRKFGVEVVADTNVPLDPNVHQAIAMVESEDVAPGNVLMVMQKGYTLNGRTIRAAMVSVAKAKA from the coding sequence ATGAGTAGTAAAGAACAGAAAACGCCTGACGGGCAAGCCCCGGATGAGGTCATCATGGAACAGCAGGAGGCGGCAGAGGTTGAAACCGCTGAAACGACTGAACAGGTGGATCCGCGCGATGAACAGATTGCTAACCTGCAGGCCCAGTTAGCCGAAGTTCAACAGCGCGAGCGTGACGCGGTGTTACGCTCAAAAGCCGAAGTCGATAATATGCGTCGCCGCACCGAACAGGATGTGGAAAAAGCGCATAAGTTCGCGCTTGAGAAGTTCGTGAACGAACTGCTGCCGGTTATCGACAGCCTCGATCGCGCGCTGGAAGTGGCGGACAAAGCCAATCCGGAAATGACCGCGATGGTGGAGGGCATCGAGCTGACCCTGAAATCTATGCTTGATGTGGTACGTAAGTTTGGCGTTGAAGTCGTCGCCGATACTAACGTTCCGCTGGATCCGAACGTCCATCAGGCCATCGCGATGGTGGAATCTGAAGACGTTGCGCCGGGTAATGTGCTGATGGTGATGCAAAAGGGTTACACCCTGAACGGCCGCACCATTCGCGCCGCGATGGTGAGCGTGGCGAAAGCCAAAGCGTAA
- the ppnK gene encoding inorganic polyphosphate/ATP-NAD kinase, producing the protein MNKHFNCIGIVGHPRHPTALTTHEMLWRWLSEKGYEVIIEQQIAHELKLKGVKTGTLAEIGQQADLAVVVGGDGNMLGAARVLARYDIKVIGINRGNLGFLTDLDPDNAQQQLADVLEGHYIAEKRFLLETQVCQQDCQKRISTAINEVVLHPGKVAHMIEFEVYIDEKFAFSQRSDGLIISTPTGSTAYSLSAGGPILTPSLDAITLVPMFPHTLSARPLVINSSSTIRLRFSHISSDLEISCDSQIALPIQEGEDVFIRRCDYHLNLIHPKDYSYFNTLSSKLGWSKKLF; encoded by the coding sequence ATGAATAAACATTTCAATTGCATTGGTATTGTTGGGCATCCCCGTCACCCAACCGCGCTCACCACGCATGAAATGCTCTGGCGATGGCTTAGTGAAAAAGGTTACGAAGTCATTATTGAGCAACAAATCGCGCATGAGCTCAAGCTGAAAGGCGTTAAAACCGGCACTCTGGCGGAAATAGGCCAGCAGGCAGATCTGGCGGTCGTTGTCGGCGGGGACGGCAACATGCTTGGCGCGGCGCGGGTTCTGGCGCGCTATGACATCAAAGTCATCGGCATTAACCGCGGCAATCTCGGCTTTCTCACCGACCTTGATCCCGATAACGCTCAGCAGCAGCTGGCGGACGTGCTCGAAGGCCATTACATTGCCGAAAAACGTTTTTTACTGGAAACTCAGGTGTGCCAGCAGGATTGCCAGAAGCGCATCAGCACAGCCATTAATGAAGTGGTGCTGCATCCCGGTAAAGTGGCGCACATGATTGAGTTCGAAGTTTATATCGACGAAAAATTCGCGTTCTCTCAGCGCTCAGACGGTCTGATCATCTCTACGCCGACCGGCTCTACCGCCTACTCTCTTTCCGCAGGCGGGCCGATTTTGACCCCTTCGCTGGACGCTATCACTCTGGTGCCGATGTTCCCGCACACGCTTTCCGCCCGTCCTCTGGTGATCAACAGCAGCAGCACGATTCGTCTGCGCTTCTCCCATATCAGCAGCGACCTGGAAATCAGCTGCGACAGCCAAATCGCGCTGCCCATTCAGGAAGGCGAAGACGTTTTCATTCGTCGCTGTGATTACCATCTCAATCTTATTCATCCCAAAGATTACAGCTATTTCAATACATTGAGCTCCAAGCTGGGATGGTCAAAAAAATTATTCTGA
- the recN gene encoding DNA repair protein — translation MLAQLTISNFAIVRELEIDFHNGMTAITGETGAGKSIAIDALGLCLGGRAEADMVRAGASRADLCARFSLKDTPAAQRWLEENQLEEGSECLLRRVISSDGRSRGFINGTAVPLSQLRELGQVLIQIHGQHAHQLLLKPEHQRTLLDGYAGEYALTQQMAQHYRQWHQSCRDLAAHQQQSQERTARAELLQYQLKELNEFAPQPGEYEQIDAEYKRLANSGQLLSTGQQALQLITDGEDANIQSQLYAARQLLTELAGMDEKLSSVLDMLEEAAIQLTEAGDELRHYCDRLDMDPNRLYELEQRLSRQINLARKHRIAPEALPAFHQSLLDEQALLDGQADSLEALTEAVAVHHQQAMETARRLHEARRTYADELSQLITESMHLLSMPHGRLSIDVVFEENHLTADGADRIEFRGDHEPWAAVTAVSESRVRRRAFPYRSGDSGDHRP, via the coding sequence ATGCTGGCACAACTGACCATCAGCAACTTCGCTATTGTTCGTGAGCTTGAAATCGACTTTCACAACGGGATGACCGCCATCACCGGCGAAACCGGCGCAGGTAAATCTATCGCGATTGACGCCCTTGGGCTGTGCCTTGGCGGCCGTGCAGAAGCAGATATGGTGCGCGCTGGGGCCAGCCGTGCCGATCTGTGCGCCCGTTTTTCCCTTAAAGACACACCCGCTGCGCAACGTTGGCTGGAAGAAAACCAACTGGAAGAGGGAAGCGAGTGCCTGCTTCGCCGCGTCATCAGCAGCGATGGCCGCTCGCGGGGTTTTATCAACGGCACTGCCGTCCCGCTGTCGCAGTTGCGTGAACTGGGCCAGGTACTGATTCAAATTCATGGTCAGCATGCGCATCAGCTGCTTCTCAAGCCTGAACATCAACGTACCCTGCTGGATGGTTATGCCGGTGAGTACGCACTTACTCAGCAAATGGCTCAGCACTACCGCCAATGGCACCAGAGCTGCCGCGATCTGGCCGCGCATCAGCAGCAAAGCCAGGAGCGTACGGCCCGTGCTGAACTGCTGCAATACCAGTTAAAAGAACTTAACGAGTTTGCCCCACAGCCCGGCGAATATGAGCAGATTGATGCCGAATATAAACGCCTGGCAAACAGTGGGCAGTTACTATCTACCGGGCAACAGGCGCTACAGCTGATTACTGACGGCGAAGATGCCAATATCCAGAGCCAGCTCTACGCTGCACGTCAGTTGCTGACGGAACTTGCCGGCATGGACGAAAAGCTCTCCAGCGTGTTGGACATGCTGGAAGAAGCGGCTATTCAACTCACCGAAGCCGGTGATGAACTGCGTCATTACTGCGATCGTCTGGACATGGACCCTAATCGCCTCTATGAGCTGGAACAGCGGCTTTCCCGCCAGATCAACCTGGCGCGTAAACATCGCATCGCCCCGGAAGCGCTGCCCGCGTTTCATCAGAGCCTGTTAGATGAGCAAGCCCTGCTCGACGGGCAGGCCGATTCGCTGGAAGCCCTGACGGAAGCCGTCGCCGTACATCATCAGCAGGCCATGGAAACAGCGCGCCGCCTTCATGAAGCGCGCCGCACCTATGCTGACGAACTGAGCCAGTTAATTACTGAAAGTATGCACTTACTTTCTATGCCGCATGGGCGTCTGAGCATTGACGTGGTATTTGAAGAAAATCATCTCACTGCCGACGGCGCTGACCGCATCGAATTCCGGGGTGACCACGAACCCTGGGCAGCCGTTACAGCCGTTAGCGAAAGTCGCGTCCGGCGGCGAGCTTTCCCGTATCGCTCTGGCGATTCAGGTGATCACCGCCCGTAA
- the smpA gene encoding putative outer membrane assembly lipoprotein, with protein MTMRCKTLTAAAAALLMLTAGCSTLERVVYRPDINQGNYLTTNDVSKIRVGMTQQQVAYALGTPMMSDPFGTNTWFYVFRQQPGHENVTQQTLTLTFNSSGVLTNIDNKPALTQ; from the coding sequence ATGACTATGCGCTGTAAAACGCTGACTGCTGCCGCGGCGGCCCTTTTGATGCTGACCGCTGGTTGTTCCACTCTGGAGCGAGTGGTGTATCGCCCGGATATCAACCAGGGCAACTACCTGACCACGAACGACGTATCAAAAATTCGCGTCGGGATGACACAACAGCAGGTGGCGTATGCACTTGGCACCCCAATGATGAGCGATCCGTTCGGCACCAATACCTGGTTCTACGTGTTCCGTCAGCAGCCGGGACATGAAAATGTGACTCAGCAAACGCTGACCCTGACGTTTAACAGCAGCGGCGTGCTGACCAATATCGATAACAAGCCCGCTTTAACACAATAG
- a CDS encoding Uncharacterized conserved protein, translated as MSVPMDKQQLLAAMTKNWEALQKKLARIPPEQAFTPLLEGHAKSTQMSVADLVSYLIGWGEQVLYWHQQERAGATPDFPATGYQWNELGKLAQKILRRLRPHHLMAGTS; from the coding sequence ATGTCTGTGCCAATGGATAAACAGCAACTTTTGGCAGCCATGACAAAAAACTGGGAAGCGTTACAAAAAAAACTGGCCCGCATTCCCCCGGAGCAGGCATTTACCCCGCTACTGGAAGGCCATGCAAAGAGCACGCAAATGAGCGTCGCCGATCTGGTGAGCTATCTTATCGGATGGGGTGAACAGGTACTGTACTGGCATCAGCAGGAGCGCGCGGGAGCAACGCCTGATTTCCCGGCAACCGGTTATCAGTGGAATGAGCTGGGCAAGCTGGCGCAAAAAATATTACGCCGATTACGCCCACATCACCTCATGGCCGGCACTTCTTGA
- the yfjF gene encoding RnfH family protein, which translates to MPAKITVEVAYALPEKQYLRRVTLDAGATVEQAIAASGLLALRTDIDLAKNKVGVYSRPVKLTDALSDGDRVEIYRPLIADPKELRRQRAEKAAKK; encoded by the coding sequence GTGCCAGCTAAGATCACGGTGGAAGTGGCTTACGCGTTGCCGGAGAAGCAATATCTGCGGCGTGTGACACTGGATGCGGGCGCGACGGTCGAGCAGGCGATCGCCGCTTCCGGCCTGCTGGCACTGCGTACCGATATCGATCTGGCAAAAAATAAAGTGGGTGTTTACAGCCGTCCGGTAAAACTCACTGACGCGCTCTCTGACGGTGACCGGGTGGAAATCTATCGGCCACTGATTGCCGATCCGAAAGAGCTTCGTCGTCAACGCGCCGAAAAAGCCGCTAAGAAGTAA
- the smpB gene encoding SsrA-binding protein: protein MTKKKAHKPGSATIALNKRARHEYFIEDEFEAGLALQGWEVKSLRAGKANIGDSYVIFKEGEAYLFGANFTPLNVASSHVVCDPTRTRKLLLNQRELDTLYGRVNRDGYTVVALSLYWKNAWCKVKIGVAKGKKQHDKRSDVKEREWQVDKARIMKNAGR, encoded by the coding sequence ATGACGAAGAAAAAAGCACACAAACCGGGTTCTGCCACTATCGCGCTTAACAAACGCGCCCGTCACGAATATTTCATCGAAGACGAATTTGAAGCAGGCCTCGCCCTCCAGGGCTGGGAAGTAAAATCCTTACGCGCAGGTAAAGCCAATATTGGCGACAGCTATGTCATCTTTAAAGAGGGCGAAGCCTACCTGTTCGGCGCCAACTTTACGCCACTGAACGTCGCATCCAGCCATGTGGTTTGCGATCCGACGCGTACCCGTAAACTGCTGTTGAACCAGCGCGAACTTGATACGTTATATGGCCGCGTGAACCGCGACGGCTATACCGTTGTGGCGCTGTCGCTGTACTGGAAGAACGCCTGGTGTAAAGTCAAAATCGGCGTCGCCAAAGGTAAGAAACAGCATGATAAGCGTTCCGACGTAAAAGAGCGCGAATGGCAGGTTGATAAAGCCCGCATCATGAAAAACGCGGGCCGCTAA
- the prsE_2 gene encoding type I secretion system protein, whose protein sequence is MRCAPGEEQVKNDADLDAQIQAMAGKADQLDRATLYSPVRGVVKDIQVTTVGGVLQPGGKLMEIVPLEDKLLIETRINPRDIAYIRPGLPATVKVTAYDSSIYGNLNGNVEVVSPDTIQDEVQRDQFYYRVYVRTEHAELENRSGKRFPILPGMVASVEIKNRAENGDGLFNQAAE, encoded by the coding sequence ATGCGGTGCGCGCCAGGGGAGGAGCAGGTCAAGAATGACGCCGATCTGGATGCGCAGATCCAGGCGATGGCTGGCAAGGCCGATCAGCTGGATCGCGCCACGCTGTATTCACCGGTGCGCGGGGTGGTGAAAGATATTCAGGTCACGACCGTGGGCGGCGTCCTTCAGCCGGGCGGTAAATTAATGGAAATCGTGCCGCTGGAAGACAAACTGTTGATTGAGACCCGGATTAATCCACGCGATATCGCTTATATCCGGCCTGGCTTACCCGCGACCGTCAAAGTGACGGCGTACGATTCATCCATTTACGGCAATCTGAACGGTAATGTGGAAGTGGTTTCGCCGGATACCATTCAGGATGAAGTCCAGCGCGATCAGTTTTACTACCGGGTTTATGTGCGTACGGAACATGCGGAACTGGAAAATCGCAGCGGTAAACGCTTCCCGATCCTGCCGGGGATGGTGGCGAGCGTAGAGATCAAAAACCGGGCAGAAAACGGTGATGGATTATTTAATCAAGCCGCTGAATAA